Proteins encoded in a region of the Methanobacterium petrolearium genome:
- a CDS encoding histidine kinase dimerization/phosphoacceptor domain -containing protein — translation MVSILLVEDEFVEAMDLKNQLESLGYFVPDIASDCEEAVRKVVELEPDLVLTDMVFKEDVNGVDIVAKIKRLNIPVVYITGQFDESTFQEAMLTDPDGYLVKPYNTHNLKFIIEVALQRSRQRLSPDERDYLESVDNSMIVVFKTNLEGDILFVNKAMVDRFKFKSVDEVLGKKSLDFYKNPSDREKIINNLKQDNSAEGEFEMLTSDGEVINILIKAHMTKDGLFGTMLNITKRVQAENKLKESLLEKEILLSEIHHRVKNNLQIISSLLNLQKSYVEGEESVNILKDSQGRVRTMAMIHEKLYQSPTFRNIPIKEYVIELVNSILNSYGISKGMVYPEFDVEDLKVDIDTALPMGLVINELVTNSIKYAFPQNRGTLQIQFSCGSNEDYQLVVADDGVGLPEDVNIEITDSLGLQLVNTLVNQLDGELNIDSSHGTKFQINFKQLQYKKRI, via the coding sequence ATGGTTAGTATTCTCTTAGTTGAGGATGAATTTGTTGAAGCTATGGATCTTAAGAATCAATTGGAATCCCTTGGTTATTTTGTACCTGACATTGCTTCTGACTGTGAGGAAGCTGTTAGAAAAGTAGTGGAATTAGAACCTGATCTTGTTTTGACGGATATGGTTTTCAAAGAAGATGTTAATGGTGTAGACATAGTTGCGAAAATTAAAAGGTTGAATATACCGGTAGTGTACATCACAGGCCAGTTTGATGAATCTACATTCCAGGAAGCTATGTTAACTGATCCTGATGGTTATCTGGTGAAACCGTACAATACGCATAATCTTAAGTTTATCATTGAAGTGGCACTTCAAAGATCAAGACAGCGCTTAAGCCCTGATGAAAGGGACTATCTGGAATCTGTGGATAATTCAATGATTGTGGTTTTTAAAACCAATTTGGAGGGGGATATACTTTTTGTTAATAAGGCGATGGTTGATAGGTTCAAATTTAAAAGTGTGGATGAGGTGTTAGGAAAGAAATCCCTGGATTTTTATAAAAACCCTTCTGATCGGGAAAAGATCATCAACAACCTCAAACAGGATAATTCAGCTGAAGGTGAATTTGAAATGCTCACATCTGATGGTGAGGTCATTAACATCCTTATAAAGGCCCACATGACCAAGGATGGTTTGTTTGGAACTATGCTGAATATCACTAAACGGGTACAGGCGGAAAATAAGCTTAAAGAATCTCTGTTAGAAAAGGAGATTTTGCTTAGTGAGATTCATCATCGGGTTAAGAATAATCTTCAGATAATTTCCAGCCTCCTCAATTTACAAAAGAGTTATGTGGAGGGGGAAGAATCGGTTAATATATTAAAGGATAGTCAGGGCAGGGTCAGGACCATGGCCATGATCCATGAAAAACTCTATCAGTCTCCTACTTTCCGCAATATTCCCATTAAAGAGTATGTCATTGAACTTGTTAACAGTATTTTGAATTCTTATGGAATTTCAAAAGGCATGGTTTATCCAGAATTTGATGTTGAAGACTTGAAAGTGGATATTGACACTGCCTTACCCATGGGACTTGTTATCAATGAACTGGTAACCAACAGTATCAAATATGCCTTTCCCCAGAATAGGGGCACCCTACAAATCCAGTTCAGTTGCGGATCCAATGAGGATTACCAACTGGTGGTGGCAGATGATGGTGTGGGATTACCTGAAGATGTTAACATTGAAATTACGGACTCTTTAGGCCTTCAACTGGTAAATACTCTCGTGAATCAATTGGACGGCGAATTAAATATAGACAGCAGCCACGGAACCAAGTTCCAAATCAATTTCAAACAATTACAATACAAAAAAAGGATTTGA